The following proteins come from a genomic window of Tepidiforma thermophila:
- a CDS encoding class I SAM-dependent methyltransferase: MPPAQAAALRAALEQHPAAAEGVEYPGWYFRRWHFLPEGYFSARSVALYERVIRPVYWAGSERRVAELLAGWLRRTGARRVLEVAPGPGMLLAALRARLPDVEFRGIELSPFFVAAAARRLGEGVVAHGDGRDLRRVGRGFDAVIAAHYVGHLPRHEQQAALAALAEAARPGGSVVMVEHRWHRLRLPGELRPAARRAAGFSTVQFYRRFAGEGAGA, translated from the coding sequence ATGCCTCCGGCACAGGCGGCTGCGTTGCGGGCTGCACTGGAGCAGCACCCGGCCGCAGCGGAGGGGGTGGAGTACCCGGGCTGGTACTTCCGGCGATGGCATTTCCTGCCTGAGGGCTACTTTTCTGCGCGGAGTGTGGCCCTCTACGAGCGCGTCATCCGGCCGGTGTACTGGGCGGGGAGCGAGCGCCGGGTCGCCGAGCTGCTGGCCGGCTGGCTACGGCGGACGGGGGCGCGCCGGGTGCTGGAGGTTGCCCCGGGACCGGGCATGCTGCTGGCGGCGCTGCGGGCGCGGCTGCCGGACGTTGAGTTCCGGGGTATTGAGCTTTCGCCGTTTTTTGTCGCAGCAGCCGCCCGGCGGCTCGGCGAGGGGGTCGTCGCCCATGGGGACGGGCGTGACCTGCGCCGGGTGGGCAGGGGGTTCGATGCGGTCATCGCCGCGCATTATGTTGGGCACCTGCCCCGGCACGAACAGCAGGCGGCGCTGGCGGCGCTGGCCGAGGCTGCACGTCCGGGCGGCAGCGTGGTGATGGTTGAGCACCGCTGGCACCGACTCCGGCTCCCCGGAGAGCTGCGGCCGGCGGCACGCCGTGCGGCCGGGTTTTCGACCGTGCAGTTTTACCGGCGGTTCG